From the Rhodanobacter soli genome, one window contains:
- the mads1 gene encoding methylation-associated defense system helix-turn-helix domain-containing protein MAD1 gives MNDQPDEILTIDEVAAYLKAGKRTVYRLAASGKLPAFKLGGTWRFRRGELDEWIASRIGEGMMDDGAGAE, from the coding sequence ATGAACGACCAGCCGGACGAGATCCTCACGATTGACGAGGTTGCCGCCTACCTGAAGGCAGGCAAGCGCACGGTCTATCGCCTCGCGGCGAGCGGCAAGCTCCCGGCGTTCAAGCTCGGCGGCACCTGGCGTTTTCGTCGCGGCGAGTTGGATGAGTGGATTGCCAGCCGTATCGGCGAAGGGATGATGGACGACGGCGCGGGGGCGGAATGA
- a CDS encoding ATP-dependent helicase, protein MTSSATALQSKANPQQLEAIFATDGPVLIIAGPGSGKTFTLVERIVYLITHMGVAPESLLVVTFTDKAARELTTRISNRLAELNIQFNLNEMYLGTFHSICLRMLEDYREFTRLKRSFTLFDQFDQQYFLYQHIKDFRSLPDAQLVMGDDQTGRWAQSENLLKWLNKVGEEALDAATLAAATEVEIRALAACFAKYQELLNEYNSLDFSGIQYEALQLLEKRPEVLAQLRDKLTHLMVDEYQDTNTIQERILLLLAGERRNLCVVGDDDQGLYRFRGATIRNILEFPALFDGGQCKQVRLAVNYRSHPDIIRFYNEWMKEQQWDDGTRVFRFAKQIVPREDDFPDPPTAVRLAASDDKGDTANWHAEVLAFLNGLKASGQLADWSQVAFLFRSVKNDKVVALARFLEAQGVPVFSPRSNMFFERSEIRLMIGALIFLFPQFSKVRAWAEGVTLPIWDYYDHLCFKPFTDELRKPENRPLLDWARPLAKRHAVLTQNTDYAFSGLFYQLLQFPLFSRFLTDESVQGVDKGRAARNLGTFSKLLTKFEYLHFVSVLNPEWLEKNLRDLFNQFLRFLQDGGIGEYEDEAEYAPKGCISFLTIHQSKGLEFPVVVCGSLEAVPRKQYGALDVLLEDGGYLSKERFEPLDHIKNFDFWRLFYTAFSRAQNLLVLAAQERQGRGLGKSPSKYFERMFYELPNWRDIDLSGLTFEPMKQINLKREYSFTSDITVYENCAEQYRFFKDLEFAAIRESPMLFGTLVHQTIEDIHKTVLRGEEATLSREAIEGWFSTNYAMLSKKERVYLAPSSQQAALLHVMRYFERENGHWDRIKEAEVEISLIKEQYILKGSVDLIRGEHDTVEIIDFKSEKKPDMEKERDRLRQYQHQLEVYAHLVEERTGQKVSRMHLYYTGEDGGNPYVSFTKDDRAIGKTIARFDDIVARIERQDYQIAARPAKLCQSCDMRAYCDNKNWKFRNNDK, encoded by the coding sequence ATGACCTCCAGCGCCACTGCCCTCCAGTCCAAGGCCAATCCTCAGCAGCTTGAAGCCATCTTTGCCACCGATGGCCCGGTGCTCATTATTGCCGGACCAGGATCGGGCAAGACCTTCACGCTTGTCGAGCGCATCGTCTACCTCATTACCCACATGGGAGTCGCGCCGGAGTCGCTGCTGGTCGTCACTTTCACCGACAAGGCCGCACGCGAGCTGACCACCCGCATCTCCAATCGGTTGGCCGAGCTGAACATTCAGTTCAATTTGAACGAGATGTACCTCGGGACCTTCCACTCCATCTGCCTACGGATGTTGGAGGATTACCGCGAGTTTACCCGGCTCAAGCGCAGCTTCACGCTGTTCGACCAGTTCGACCAGCAGTACTTCCTCTACCAGCACATCAAAGACTTCCGCTCGCTGCCCGATGCCCAGCTCGTCATGGGTGATGACCAAACGGGCCGCTGGGCACAGTCGGAGAATCTGCTCAAGTGGCTCAACAAGGTTGGCGAGGAAGCGCTCGATGCGGCCACGCTGGCGGCGGCCACGGAAGTGGAAATCCGTGCGCTGGCCGCCTGCTTTGCCAAGTACCAGGAGCTGCTGAACGAGTACAACTCGCTGGACTTCTCCGGCATCCAGTACGAGGCCCTGCAACTGCTGGAAAAACGCCCCGAGGTGCTGGCTCAACTGCGCGACAAACTCACCCACCTGATGGTGGACGAGTACCAGGACACCAACACCATTCAGGAGCGCATCCTCCTGTTGCTGGCGGGAGAGCGTCGCAATCTGTGCGTGGTGGGCGACGACGACCAGGGCTTGTACCGCTTTCGCGGGGCCACCATTCGCAACATTCTGGAGTTCCCGGCGCTGTTCGATGGCGGCCAGTGCAAGCAAGTCAGGCTCGCCGTCAACTACCGCTCGCACCCGGATATCATCCGCTTCTACAACGAGTGGATGAAGGAACAGCAGTGGGACGACGGCACCCGCGTCTTCCGCTTCGCCAAGCAGATCGTGCCACGCGAGGACGACTTCCCTGACCCCCCCACGGCGGTGCGGTTGGCCGCCAGCGACGACAAGGGGGACACCGCCAACTGGCATGCCGAGGTGCTGGCCTTCCTCAACGGCCTGAAGGCTTCAGGCCAGCTTGCGGATTGGAGCCAGGTGGCCTTTCTGTTCCGCTCGGTCAAGAACGACAAGGTGGTGGCGCTGGCGCGCTTCCTCGAAGCGCAGGGCGTGCCCGTATTCTCGCCCCGCTCGAATATGTTTTTCGAGCGCTCGGAAATCCGCCTGATGATCGGCGCGCTGATCTTCCTGTTCCCGCAGTTCTCCAAGGTGCGGGCGTGGGCCGAAGGCGTCACGCTGCCGATCTGGGACTACTACGACCACCTCTGCTTCAAGCCCTTCACCGACGAGCTGCGCAAACCGGAAAACAGGCCACTACTGGATTGGGCGCGTCCTCTGGCCAAGCGCCACGCGGTGCTCACACAGAACACCGACTACGCCTTCTCCGGCCTGTTCTACCAATTGCTGCAGTTCCCGCTGTTTTCGCGCTTCCTCACCGATGAATCCGTACAAGGCGTGGACAAGGGGCGCGCGGCGCGCAACCTCGGCACCTTCTCAAAGCTGCTCACCAAGTTCGAATACTTGCACTTTGTCAGCGTGCTCAATCCCGAGTGGTTAGAAAAGAACCTGCGCGACCTGTTCAACCAGTTTCTGCGCTTCTTGCAGGACGGCGGGATCGGCGAATACGAGGACGAGGCCGAGTATGCACCCAAAGGCTGCATCTCGTTCCTGACCATCCACCAGTCCAAGGGGCTGGAGTTTCCGGTGGTGGTGTGCGGCTCGCTGGAGGCGGTGCCGCGCAAGCAGTACGGCGCGCTCGACGTGTTGCTGGAAGACGGCGGCTACCTTTCCAAGGAACGGTTTGAGCCACTCGACCACATCAAGAACTTCGACTTCTGGCGGCTGTTCTACACCGCGTTTTCGCGCGCGCAGAACCTGCTGGTGCTGGCCGCGCAGGAGCGACAAGGGCGAGGCCTGGGCAAGTCGCCTTCCAAGTATTTCGAAAGGATGTTCTACGAGCTGCCGAACTGGCGTGATATTGACCTTTCGGGGCTCACCTTCGAGCCCATGAAGCAGATCAACCTCAAGCGCGAGTATTCGTTCACTTCGGACATCACTGTGTACGAAAACTGCGCGGAGCAGTACCGCTTCTTCAAGGATCTGGAGTTCGCAGCCATCCGCGAGAGCCCGATGCTGTTCGGTACTTTGGTTCACCAAACCATTGAGGACATTCACAAGACGGTGCTACGCGGTGAGGAGGCTACTCTCAGTCGTGAGGCCATCGAGGGGTGGTTTTCAACCAACTACGCCATGCTCTCGAAGAAGGAGCGCGTCTACCTTGCGCCCAGCTCGCAGCAGGCCGCGCTGCTGCACGTGATGCGCTACTTCGAGCGCGAGAACGGCCACTGGGATCGCATCAAGGAGGCCGAGGTCGAGATCTCGCTCATCAAGGAGCAATACATCCTCAAGGGTAGCGTCGACCTGATTCGGGGCGAACACGACACGGTCGAGATCATCGACTTCAAGTCGGAGAAAAAGCCCGACATGGAGAAGGAGCGGGATCGCCTGCGCCAGTACCAGCACCAGTTGGAGGTATACGCCCACTTGGTGGAAGAGCGCACCGGCCAGAAGGTCAGCCGGATGCATCTGTACTACACCGGCGAAGACGGCGGGAACCCCTACGTGTCGTTCACCAAGGACGACCGCGCCATCGGCAAGACCATCGCGCGCTTCGACGACATCGTGGCGCGTATCGAGCGGCAGGACTACCAGATCGCCGCACGTCCGGCCAAGTTGTGCCAGAGCTGCGATATGCGCGCCTACTGCGACAACAAGAATTGGAAATTCAGGAACAACGACAAATGA
- a CDS encoding site-specific DNA-methyltransferase, with the protein MSKNTPAQDSLQLATSDGGTTNVEKYEFEPIKGYPMLNWRGKRPFTSTQYYPAQLKEVHGEEVDGWRNKIFWGDNLQVMSHLLKEFRGKVDLIYIDPPFDSKADYRKKIQVKQRDVESSNTSFEEKQYSDIWNNDEYLQFMFERLILMRELLSEEGAIYLHCDYRKSHELRCLLDEVFGKDNFLNSIVWMFGTRSSIKTSWKRSHHDIHFYKKNKDPVYNWNDEMVIEPLSEATIKKYRLEDENGRYRLNGRFLKGSPVKGAKDVDPDWEKTHPELVVRDYLRDGKVANDYFFIDIENQSSDNRTDYPTQKPEELLYKLISASTKPGGLVFDCFMGSGTAQAVALKMGRRFLGADINLGSVQTTTARLLKAAEQLRKKTLEAEGICYAGFEIYNVNHYDVFRNPVQAKELLIEALEVQKLEFSTVFDGEKDGRMVKIMPVNRIATRADLNELIAGFDYKAWERKQNESSNRPVEKITLVCMGHEPDLAAQLELAAKPFKIDVEVVDILRDKADLEFKRDSQAKVAIKKGELRIEKFYPMNLLQKLSLQKESVEDWKELVESVLIDWNYDGAVLQPAVVDIPGKNDLVKGAYIVPQDAGTIRVKITDLLSESWEGSVSHGD; encoded by the coding sequence ATGAGCAAGAACACACCTGCGCAGGACAGCCTGCAGCTGGCCACGTCCGATGGCGGCACCACCAACGTCGAGAAATACGAGTTTGAGCCGATCAAGGGCTACCCCATGCTCAACTGGCGAGGCAAGCGCCCGTTCACCTCGACGCAGTATTACCCGGCGCAGTTGAAGGAAGTTCACGGCGAAGAAGTGGACGGCTGGCGCAACAAGATTTTCTGGGGCGACAACCTGCAGGTGATGAGCCACCTTCTGAAGGAGTTCCGGGGCAAGGTGGACCTGATCTATATCGATCCGCCGTTTGACTCGAAAGCTGACTATCGAAAGAAGATTCAAGTCAAGCAAAGAGACGTTGAATCAAGCAACACCTCGTTTGAGGAGAAGCAGTATTCCGACATCTGGAACAACGATGAGTATCTCCAGTTCATGTTTGAGAGACTCATTCTTATGAGGGAACTGCTCTCGGAGGAGGGGGCAATATACCTGCACTGCGACTACAGAAAATCTCACGAACTTCGTTGCTTGCTTGATGAGGTATTCGGAAAGGATAACTTCCTGAATTCCATAGTTTGGATGTTCGGAACCCGTAGCTCCATAAAAACCTCTTGGAAAAGAAGCCATCACGACATCCATTTCTACAAGAAGAACAAAGATCCAGTGTACAACTGGAACGATGAAATGGTCATCGAACCGCTCTCAGAGGCTACGATCAAAAAGTACAGGCTGGAAGATGAAAATGGCAGGTATCGACTAAACGGTCGATTTCTGAAAGGAAGTCCGGTCAAGGGGGCGAAAGATGTTGATCCAGACTGGGAAAAGACACACCCTGAGCTTGTTGTTCGTGACTATCTACGGGACGGGAAAGTCGCCAACGACTACTTCTTCATCGACATTGAGAATCAATCGTCCGACAACAGAACGGACTACCCAACGCAAAAGCCTGAGGAACTGCTTTACAAGCTGATATCTGCGTCCACAAAACCTGGTGGATTGGTCTTTGATTGCTTCATGGGTTCTGGTACAGCTCAAGCTGTTGCATTGAAGATGGGCCGTAGATTTTTGGGTGCAGATATAAATCTTGGATCAGTGCAGACTACGACGGCTAGGCTTCTGAAAGCCGCCGAACAACTACGCAAAAAGACTCTAGAAGCAGAAGGAATTTGCTATGCGGGATTTGAAATTTACAACGTCAATCACTACGACGTGTTTCGCAACCCCGTTCAGGCCAAGGAACTGCTGATCGAGGCGCTGGAGGTGCAGAAGCTGGAGTTCAGCACCGTATTCGACGGAGAAAAGGACGGCCGCATGGTCAAGATCATGCCCGTCAACCGCATCGCCACGCGCGCCGACCTCAATGAACTGATAGCAGGCTTCGACTACAAGGCCTGGGAGCGCAAGCAGAACGAGAGCTCCAACCGCCCGGTCGAGAAGATCACCCTCGTCTGCATGGGCCACGAGCCGGATTTGGCCGCGCAGTTGGAACTGGCCGCCAAGCCCTTCAAGATCGACGTCGAGGTGGTGGATATTCTGCGTGACAAGGCCGACCTGGAGTTCAAGCGCGACTCGCAGGCCAAGGTTGCCATCAAGAAGGGCGAACTGCGCATCGAGAAGTTCTACCCGATGAACCTGCTGCAGAAGCTCTCGCTGCAGAAGGAGTCAGTCGAGGACTGGAAGGAGCTGGTCGAGTCGGTGCTGATCGACTGGAACTACGATGGCGCAGTGCTGCAACCAGCGGTGGTGGACATCCCCGGCAAGAACGATCTGGTCAAGGGTGCATACATCGTTCCCCAGGATGCGGGCACCATCCGCGTGAAGATTACCGACCTACTCTCGGAGTCTTGGGAAGGAAGCGTGAGCCATGGCGACTAA